In a genomic window of Thermoplasmata archaeon:
- a CDS encoding DNA primase, with translation MDTKRAARYPFLKESAEFAEKNSADLESLLTSESYAPARTRGRERVLQALERSEVSYVELMTDYDRLIEVMSYPYARMLVSQVGDRFLTKRYALSEAVRMNNLLSKEDRDTVLMVSEELGVNSTVARDGTIHMNFPDFLRLSSRLNSVDWKLINSDIHHGVVYLPQEKFSRLMQNALQDKIESELPLLTPDEYKRYLAGDVTAVTMALADTKMKMSPTNGEGMKTEFLPPCLVHILEMSRNGLNLPHSARFAIVTFLKALGLGYEDIIRVFAESPDFDESKSEYQIKHIMGELSGGEGYSPPECKTMKTNGLCYNPDRLCEQEWMNHPLKYYRTKMKDRDKNNAVPSYEDKTAGTE, from the coding sequence ATGGACACTAAACGTGCTGCAAGGTATCCGTTCCTAAAGGAATCGGCGGAGTTCGCGGAGAAGAACTCGGCCGACCTGGAATCCCTTCTCACGTCGGAATCCTACGCCCCCGCACGCACCAGGGGCAGGGAGAGGGTCCTCCAGGCGCTGGAGAGATCCGAGGTGTCCTATGTGGAGCTCATGACCGATTATGACAGATTGATCGAGGTCATGTCCTATCCTTACGCAAGGATGCTGGTCTCCCAGGTGGGCGACCGTTTCCTGACGAAGAGATATGCCTTGTCGGAAGCCGTACGGATGAACAATCTCCTGAGCAAGGAGGATAGAGATACCGTGCTGATGGTTTCCGAGGAGCTGGGGGTCAATTCGACGGTGGCCCGCGACGGCACGATCCATATGAACTTCCCCGATTTCCTCAGACTGTCCAGCAGACTGAACAGCGTCGATTGGAAGCTGATCAACAGCGACATCCACCACGGTGTGGTGTACCTCCCTCAGGAGAAGTTCAGCCGTCTGATGCAGAACGCGCTCCAGGACAAGATCGAGTCCGAATTGCCGCTGCTCACGCCCGATGAGTACAAGAGATACCTCGCTGGCGACGTTACTGCCGTCACCATGGCCCTGGCGGATACCAAGATGAAGATGAGCCCCACCAACGGCGAGGGAATGAAGACAGAGTTCCTCCCGCCCTGTCTGGTGCACATATTGGAGATGTCCAGGAACGGTCTGAACCTGCCGCACAGCGCAAGGTTCGCGATAGTGACATTCCTGAAGGCATTGGGATTGGGGTATGAGGACATCATCAGGGTGTTCGCGGAATCCCCGGACTTCGACGAATCCAAGTCGGAATATCAGATCAAGCACATCATGGGGGAGCTGAGCGGAGGCGAGGGGTACTCCCCACCGGAATGCAAGACCATGAAGACCAACGGTCTCTGCTACAATCCCGACAGGCTCTGCGAGCAGGAATGGATGAACCATCCTCTGAAGTACTACAGGACGAAGATGAAGGACAGGGACAAGAACAATGCTGTCCCTTCATATGAAGACAAGACTGCTGGCACAGAGTGA
- a CDS encoding carbonic anhydrase, whose product MVHKAPKGNISAEDALKRLKDGNRLFVDKAEYCGDITVERIIDAADNGQHPYAAIVSCSDSRVIPEVIFSAGIGELFVIRTAGNIVDDINTYGSLEYAVDHLGCKLIVVLGHTKCGAIAEALNGFNEGHSLQIIKVITDAIGDEKDPDKASRLNVENSVREISEGKEGREGLMVIGAMYDIDHGNVEFFE is encoded by the coding sequence ATGGTTCACAAGGCACCTAAGGGGAACATCTCAGCGGAGGATGCGCTGAAGAGGCTCAAGGACGGCAACAGGCTCTTCGTGGATAAGGCGGAGTACTGCGGCGATATCACCGTCGAGAGGATCATCGATGCCGCGGACAACGGCCAGCATCCCTACGCTGCCATCGTCAGTTGTTCCGATTCGCGTGTGATCCCCGAAGTGATCTTCTCTGCCGGTATCGGCGAACTCTTCGTCATCAGGACCGCAGGCAACATCGTGGACGACATCAATACCTACGGCAGCCTGGAGTATGCCGTCGACCATCTGGGATGCAAGCTGATCGTTGTACTCGGGCACACCAAATGCGGGGCCATCGCAGAGGCATTGAACGGATTCAATGAGGGGCATTCCCTTCAGATCATCAAGGTCATCACCGATGCCATCGGTGACGAGAAGGATCCCGATAAGGCGTCCAGGCTCAACGTGGAGAACAGCGTCCGTGAGATCAGCGAAGGGAAGGAAGGCAGGGAAGGGCTGATGGTCATCGGTGCGATGTACGATATCGACCACGGCAACGTGGAGTTCTTCGAGTGA
- a CDS encoding M20 family metallo-hydrolase, translating into MKSLEIIMEDIETSKQEIIESMMDMIRIPALAPINGGDGESKKADYLWTLLTGFDTVTRHDVHDATDPNVMRSNIIAVKQGKKEGTLWFVAHMDVVPVGDLELWDTMPFEPELKDGKIYGRGTEDDGQSVISSIFAAKQFNGLELEGMSLGLALVADEETGSVHGIQYLIDQGIFKPGDIIMVPDHCSPNGEDIDVGEKHILWLKVCVEGKTTHASTPNLGINAYKVSTLLLMDLIESFDSRFGDTNDLYLPKNSTFEPTKRIATVENVNTIPGYDEFCLDIRLNPEYDPDIVLSMVNETAQVYAESTGAKITVEVLQKAVAGRQSSIESEGFKALRDSVKEVRGIEPYAVGIGGGTCANFFRLKGFDAYAWQTGDGSLHAPNEYLKVDNLINDTKVFARVIYKLCM; encoded by the coding sequence ATGAAGTCCCTCGAGATCATCATGGAGGATATCGAGACCTCTAAGCAGGAGATCATCGAGTCCATGATGGATATGATACGCATACCCGCACTCGCACCGATCAACGGCGGAGACGGCGAATCCAAGAAAGCGGATTACCTCTGGACCCTGCTAACCGGTTTCGATACCGTCACCAGGCACGATGTCCATGATGCAACGGATCCGAATGTGATGAGGTCCAACATAATTGCAGTGAAACAGGGGAAGAAGGAAGGGACACTGTGGTTCGTCGCGCACATGGATGTTGTGCCCGTAGGGGATCTGGAGCTGTGGGATACTATGCCGTTTGAGCCAGAATTGAAGGACGGTAAGATCTACGGAAGGGGAACCGAGGACGACGGGCAGTCCGTCATATCCTCCATATTCGCCGCCAAGCAGTTCAACGGGCTCGAGCTCGAGGGGATGTCCCTGGGCCTGGCCCTGGTGGCCGACGAGGAGACCGGAAGCGTCCACGGGATCCAGTACCTCATAGATCAGGGCATCTTCAAACCGGGCGACATCATAATGGTGCCCGACCACTGCTCTCCCAATGGAGAGGACATAGATGTCGGGGAGAAGCACATCCTGTGGCTGAAGGTCTGTGTGGAAGGGAAGACCACCCATGCATCAACTCCCAATCTGGGCATCAATGCGTACAAGGTATCCACGCTCCTCCTCATGGATCTGATAGAGTCCTTCGACAGCAGGTTCGGCGATACCAACGATCTGTATCTGCCCAAGAATTCCACTTTCGAGCCTACCAAGAGAATCGCCACGGTCGAGAACGTGAACACGATCCCGGGCTACGACGAGTTCTGTCTGGACATACGTCTCAATCCTGAATACGATCCGGATATCGTCCTGAGCATGGTGAACGAGACCGCTCAGGTATATGCTGAATCCACCGGGGCCAAGATCACTGTAGAGGTCCTGCAGAAGGCTGTAGCGGGAAGGCAGTCATCGATCGAGTCGGAAGGATTCAAAGCGCTCCGCGATTCGGTCAAGGAGGTGCGCGGCATTGAACCCTATGCTGTCGGAATAGGAGGAGGCACCTGTGCGAACTTCTTCAGGCTGAAGGGATTTGATGCTTATGCGTGGCAGACCGGGGACGGTTCACTGCATGCGCCCAACGAGTATCTGAAGGTAGACAATCTGATAAACGACACGAAGGTGTTCGCCAGAGTGATCTACAAGCTCTGTATGTGA
- a CDS encoding phosphatase: protein MIKEKAPPSSSKTARKKIIIQCTYIILLVIIMSDLQVVTAPKDYTYQLRMNSEIKAELERIYAECGVTLSDAINIFLQQSLNEHGFPFAVVSDQTAFKKKKVLDELLEIHMRGMRSGSEYGWTDDRDMDEEFGGSE, encoded by the coding sequence ATGATAAAGGAAAAGGCACCCCCATCCAGTTCTAAAACGGCGCGTAAAAAGATTATAATACAATGTACGTACATAATATTATTAGTGATAATAATGAGCGATCTGCAGGTAGTAACAGCACCCAAGGACTACACTTATCAGCTGAGGATGAACAGTGAAATCAAAGCAGAATTGGAACGCATCTATGCAGAATGCGGAGTCACGTTATCAGATGCCATCAACATCTTCCTCCAGCAATCCTTAAACGAACACGGGTTCCCGTTCGCCGTTGTTTCAGACCAAACAGCATTCAAAAAGAAGAAGGTGCTCGATGAACTCCTGGAAATCCATATGAGAGGTATGCGTTCAGGATCCGAATATGGCTGGACGGACGACAGGGACATGGATGAGGAATTCGGAGGTTCTGAATGA
- a CDS encoding NADP-dependent malic enzyme produces the protein MANDQEISVEERLAKAKKPGQDAMKMHPYYGGKIEVVPKACVRSFDDFSVWYSPGVAEPCKDIAANPDKVYEHTWKWNTVAVVSDGTRVLGLGDIGPEAAMPVMEGKAMLFKYLGGVDCVPICLDTKDPDKIIETVRLIAPSFGGINLEDISNPKCFDILDELRRDCKIPVWHDDQQGTATVEVAGAINAMKLVGKKLEDAHITVIGAGAASIAIARLLLATGFKPEHMCMCDSKGILNQSRTDVEQGFKQKWEICKKTNGAGKTGGMKEAFEGADIVIAASKPGPGTIPPEYVDLMADDPVIFATANPIPEIWPWEAKEHGCKIFATGRSDFPNQVNNSMGFPAIFRGVLDVRAKTITDEMCIAAARSLAASAEKKGITPEYIVPTMSETEVFIDEAVAVGAKAQEQGVARLKLSRQEMHDRAEFMINRSRNLTAQMMKEGFIKKYVE, from the coding sequence ATGGCAAACGACCAGGAAATTAGCGTAGAGGAGCGTCTGGCCAAGGCGAAGAAGCCCGGACAGGACGCCATGAAGATGCACCCCTACTACGGGGGTAAGATCGAGGTCGTACCGAAGGCATGTGTAAGGTCCTTCGACGACTTCTCCGTTTGGTACTCGCCGGGAGTTGCGGAGCCCTGTAAGGACATAGCAGCGAATCCCGACAAGGTTTACGAGCACACATGGAAATGGAATACCGTTGCGGTCGTATCGGACGGAACACGCGTTCTTGGTCTGGGAGACATCGGACCCGAGGCCGCCATGCCCGTCATGGAAGGAAAGGCAATGCTTTTCAAGTATCTCGGAGGAGTGGACTGCGTCCCGATCTGTCTGGACACCAAGGATCCCGACAAGATCATCGAGACCGTCAGGCTCATCGCGCCCTCGTTCGGAGGAATCAACCTCGAGGACATCTCGAACCCCAAGTGCTTCGACATCCTCGACGAGCTCAGGAGGGACTGCAAGATCCCCGTATGGCATGATGACCAGCAGGGAACCGCCACCGTCGAGGTCGCCGGTGCGATCAACGCCATGAAGCTCGTGGGAAAGAAGCTCGAGGATGCGCACATCACCGTCATCGGAGCGGGTGCGGCATCCATCGCAATCGCAAGGCTCCTTCTCGCGACCGGATTCAAGCCCGAGCACATGTGCATGTGCGACTCCAAAGGAATCCTCAACCAGTCCAGGACGGATGTGGAGCAGGGATTCAAGCAGAAGTGGGAGATCTGTAAGAAGACCAACGGTGCAGGAAAGACCGGAGGAATGAAGGAAGCGTTCGAGGGAGCGGATATCGTTATCGCGGCATCCAAGCCCGGACCCGGAACCATACCTCCTGAGTACGTCGACCTCATGGCGGACGACCCTGTGATCTTCGCGACCGCCAACCCGATCCCGGAGATTTGGCCTTGGGAGGCCAAGGAGCATGGATGCAAGATCTTCGCAACCGGAAGGTCCGACTTCCCCAACCAGGTCAACAACTCCATGGGATTCCCCGCAATCTTCCGCGGTGTGCTCGACGTAAGGGCCAAGACCATCACGGACGAGATGTGCATCGCTGCGGCCAGGTCATTGGCCGCATCCGCAGAGAAGAAGGGAATCACCCCCGAGTACATCGTCCCGACCATGTCGGAGACCGAGGTCTTCATCGACGAGGCCGTCGCTGTCGGAGCAAAGGCTCAGGAGCAGGGCGTCGCCAGGCTCAAGCTCTCCAGGCAGGAGATGCACGACAGGGCAGAGTTCATGATCAACAGGTCAAGGAACCTCACCGCCCAGATGATGAAGGAAGGCTTCATCAAAAAATACGTCGAGTGA
- a CDS encoding AMP kinase, with protein sequence MTLYALTGTPGTGKTSISAELRSRGYNVIDGKDHIKSHGLLGELDAERDTHEVDLDDLNDSLEEYRKSKDLYILDSHLSHFMDCSGIIVLRCHPEVLAERLRARGYSEQKVCENVQSEVLDVILCEAIDSDIPVWEVDCSRNEIAVSADSIEEILIGESDDYLPGKTDWSQEMDKWF encoded by the coding sequence ATGACACTCTATGCCCTCACGGGCACCCCCGGGACCGGGAAGACATCGATCTCAGCGGAGCTGCGCTCCAGAGGTTACAATGTCATCGACGGAAAGGATCACATCAAATCCCATGGCCTCCTGGGAGAACTGGATGCCGAAAGGGACACCCACGAGGTTGACCTGGATGATCTAAACGATTCTCTGGAAGAGTATCGCAAGAGTAAGGACCTATACATCCTGGACAGCCATCTCTCTCATTTCATGGACTGCAGCGGAATCATCGTGCTGAGATGCCATCCCGAGGTGCTGGCGGAGAGGCTTAGAGCTAGAGGATATTCCGAGCAGAAGGTCTGCGAGAACGTCCAATCGGAGGTCCTGGACGTTATTCTGTGTGAAGCGATCGATTCCGATATACCCGTTTGGGAGGTCGACTGTTCACGCAATGAAATAGCCGTCTCGGCCGACTCTATAGAAGAAATACTAATAGGGGAGTCCGACGATTACCTACCTGGAAAGACCGACTGGTCGCAGGAGATGGACAAATGGTTCTAG
- a CDS encoding radical SAM protein, producing MPKEIVIALIDGYIDDPAALGVPPYISPMIRSIAGAALDAGADRVEYISIDMIRKHRKLPDAAVSVVLSGNTVPGKYLRTMPMSLKELAEITPKLKGWKMISGSAADSKEAEAFDFIIKKDPAASLFDGISGKEVLERYRTLEEWNRWMLLGADIVTQHQDFPEPLVAEIESYRGCHRYRSGGCSYCIEPLKGKPLMRSPKDILAEAQKLRDLGVRNIRVGGQTCIVSYGSEDDSETPRPNPDAVRELFEGLHSMGFDTIHVDNANPAVISSYPGESEEILRILADNCTDGNVLALGMESADPFVITENNLNSTSEQVLDAVRLINKVGSDRGGRGMPKLLPGINIICGLDGETKDTYRMDMEILERIRDEDLMVRRINIRQVLPVRRPFDVKVDQRRFKKFKEDIRENIDRAMLERIVPYGTILKDVYMELNDGNTTFGRQIGSYPLLVGIPYKVDTDEFHDVFITDWGFRSITGITYPFDINHMPMSSLAGLPGIGKKRASKLVMERPFKSLEELAEVIEDPSVVEKLKDIIVLG from the coding sequence ATGCCCAAAGAGATCGTGATTGCCCTGATCGACGGATACATCGACGACCCCGCTGCATTAGGGGTTCCGCCGTACATCTCCCCGATGATCCGTTCCATAGCGGGCGCGGCCTTGGATGCGGGAGCGGATAGGGTCGAGTACATCTCCATCGACATGATCAGGAAGCATAGGAAACTGCCCGATGCTGCCGTCTCTGTAGTATTGTCAGGTAACACTGTACCAGGCAAGTATCTGAGGACCATGCCGATGTCCCTCAAGGAGCTGGCGGAGATCACTCCAAAACTCAAGGGATGGAAGATGATAAGCGGCTCCGCCGCCGATTCCAAAGAGGCTGAGGCCTTTGATTTCATTATCAAGAAGGATCCCGCCGCATCGCTGTTCGACGGGATCTCCGGAAAAGAGGTGCTGGAAAGGTACAGGACCCTCGAGGAATGGAACAGATGGATGCTGCTGGGTGCTGATATCGTCACTCAGCATCAGGACTTCCCCGAACCGCTGGTGGCCGAGATCGAATCCTACAGGGGATGCCACCGTTACAGGTCAGGAGGATGCTCCTACTGCATAGAACCGCTGAAGGGCAAGCCCCTCATGAGGTCCCCCAAGGATATCCTGGCAGAGGCTCAGAAACTGAGGGATCTGGGAGTCAGAAACATCCGTGTCGGCGGCCAGACATGCATAGTATCCTACGGTTCCGAGGATGATTCGGAGACGCCCCGCCCCAATCCGGATGCTGTAAGGGAACTCTTCGAAGGCCTTCACTCCATGGGATTCGACACCATACACGTGGACAACGCCAATCCCGCCGTCATCTCATCCTATCCAGGGGAATCAGAGGAGATACTCCGTATCCTTGCGGACAACTGCACCGACGGCAACGTTCTCGCTTTGGGGATGGAGTCCGCCGATCCTTTTGTCATCACGGAGAACAACCTCAACAGCACATCCGAACAGGTCCTGGATGCCGTCAGGCTCATCAACAAGGTCGGTTCAGACAGAGGGGGACGCGGAATGCCCAAACTCCTCCCCGGGATCAACATAATATGCGGTCTGGACGGAGAGACGAAGGACACCTACAGGATGGACATGGAGATCCTCGAAAGGATCAGGGACGAGGACCTCATGGTCCGCCGTATCAACATCCGCCAGGTGCTCCCGGTCAGGAGACCGTTCGACGTCAAGGTGGACCAGCGCAGGTTCAAGAAGTTCAAGGAGGACATCAGAGAGAATATAGACCGCGCCATGCTGGAGCGCATAGTTCCGTACGGAACAATCCTGAAGGATGTCTACATGGAGCTGAATGACGGGAACACCACGTTCGGCAGGCAGATAGGTTCCTATCCTCTGTTGGTTGGTATCCCTTACAAGGTGGACACCGACGAGTTCCATGACGTGTTCATAACCGACTGGGGATTCCGTTCCATCACCGGGATAACCTACCCCTTCGACATCAACCACATGCCCATGTCGTCCCTCGCGGGACTGCCCGGGATCGGCAAGAAGAGGGCCAGCAAGCTCGTGATGGAGAGGCCTTTCAAATCATTGGAAGAACTGGCAGAAGTGATCGAGGACCCTTCAGTGGTTGAGAAGCTGAAGGACATCATAGTTCTGGGATGA
- a CDS encoding carbohydrate kinase, which translates to MSEPFLSVYGHVTVDQILTVRKFPADNTTEDIITKLTTLGGTGTNIAVAAAKLGCPTALCAFVGNDFPGMYEKQIADSGLILDEFLHVDKFETSGAVVVNDPNMTQKVVFYQGPQGFADDLDILLTKNAQKSKYTHFCTGQPSYYIRVMDEIKSKTRIAIDPAQESHRIWNSDNFPKALSRSDALFCNNFEAESLKKYAGLKEITDADVDLVVCTHGAEGSVAKVKGEIIKIPTVKAERIADPTGCGDTYRAGFYTALYKGYEIPEALTIASTVASFVIEETGALTHIPTWDAVMERAEPYLREIS; encoded by the coding sequence ATGAGCGAACCCTTCCTGTCCGTATACGGCCACGTGACCGTCGACCAGATCCTCACAGTGAGGAAGTTCCCTGCCGACAATACAACAGAGGACATAATCACGAAGCTGACGACTCTGGGCGGCACCGGTACGAACATAGCAGTGGCAGCCGCGAAGCTTGGATGCCCTACGGCGCTGTGCGCCTTCGTGGGGAACGATTTCCCGGGAATGTACGAGAAGCAGATAGCCGATTCGGGATTGATACTGGACGAGTTCCTCCATGTGGACAAGTTCGAGACCTCCGGTGCGGTGGTCGTTAACGATCCCAACATGACGCAGAAGGTCGTCTTCTACCAGGGCCCCCAGGGATTCGCTGACGATCTGGACATCCTCCTCACCAAGAATGCCCAGAAGTCGAAGTACACCCACTTCTGTACCGGACAGCCCTCCTATTACATCAGGGTCATGGACGAGATCAAGTCCAAAACGAGGATCGCCATCGATCCCGCCCAGGAATCCCACAGAATCTGGAATTCCGATAATTTCCCGAAGGCACTGTCGAGATCCGATGCACTGTTCTGCAATAACTTCGAGGCGGAATCGCTGAAGAAGTATGCCGGACTCAAGGAGATCACAGATGCGGACGTCGATCTGGTCGTCTGCACACATGGGGCAGAGGGAAGCGTTGCCAAGGTCAAAGGGGAGATCATAAAGATCCCTACGGTGAAGGCCGAGAGGATCGCCGACCCCACAGGATGCGGGGACACCTATAGAGCGGGATTCTATACTGCGCTCTATAAGGGATATGAGATCCCGGAGGCGCTCACCATCGCTTCCACGGTGGCATCGTTCGTTATTGAGGAGACCGGCGCTCTGACGCACATCCCCACCTGGGATGCTGTCATGGAGAGGGCGGAGCCCTATCTCAGAGAGATCTCATGA
- a CDS encoding CDP-alcohol phosphatidyltransferase family protein — MVLDGQRAKADFALAPVAKRLINVNPNLVSWLGLIVALLSGVVFYLSGDDDRHWLLLVGAALVIVSGYFDALDGKIAKLGNKCSAKGDYLDHVFDRYADVFMIGGIAFCAYWCNPYLGMLALVGVLLTSYMGTQAQAIGAPRLYAGLLGRADRVVLSTLFPLIQYIMEIFDLGSFYIDLGFWAFDINWLEIMMLWFAVVGNLTAIQRAIITWKNLGKMENEKKE, encoded by the coding sequence ATGGTTCTAGACGGACAGAGAGCGAAGGCCGATTTCGCATTGGCCCCCGTAGCCAAGAGACTCATCAATGTGAATCCGAATCTGGTCTCGTGGCTGGGGCTCATAGTCGCACTGCTCAGCGGTGTAGTGTTCTATCTCAGCGGCGATGACGACAGGCATTGGCTTCTCTTAGTCGGGGCGGCATTGGTCATCGTATCGGGATATTTCGATGCTCTGGACGGGAAGATCGCCAAATTGGGCAACAAGTGCAGCGCCAAAGGGGACTATCTTGACCATGTCTTCGACAGGTACGCCGATGTGTTCATGATAGGCGGAATCGCCTTCTGCGCATATTGGTGCAACCCGTACCTTGGTATGCTCGCTCTGGTCGGCGTCCTTCTGACATCCTACATGGGAACACAGGCACAGGCCATCGGTGCTCCCCGTCTCTACGCAGGTCTGCTGGGCCGTGCGGACAGGGTCGTGCTGTCCACGCTGTTCCCGCTCATCCAATACATAATGGAGATATTCGACCTGGGATCGTTCTACATCGATCTCGGATTTTGGGCCTTTGACATCAACTGGCTGGAGATCATGATGCTCTGGTTCGCCGTGGTCGGCAATCTGACTGCAATCCAGAGGGCCATCATCACATGGAAGAACCTTGGGAAGATGGAGAACGAGAAGAAGGAGTAA